The Pollutimonas sp. M17 sequence GCTGCGCGCGACGGGCATGGCGTGGACGGCCGGACGGCTGGCCGCCGCGCCGCGCGAGGCCGGGGCGGCGGCCGCCTATTATCGCGGCCTGTCGCGCTACTCAGCCGCTTTTGCCCTGGTGTCTGAAATGACCTTGCTGACGCTGGGCGGAAGCCTGAAGCGCAAGGAAATGCTGTCGGCGCGGCTGGGCGACATCCTGGCCGAGCTCTTCCTGGTATCGGCGGTGCTCAAGCGCTGGCACGACGACGGCCGGCACGAATCCGACCTGCCCCTGTTGCGCTTTTGCGCCTTGCAGGGCTTTGCCATGATCGAGAAGCGCCTGAACGAAGTGTTGCTCAATTTTCCGTCGCGCGGGCTTGCCTGGTTGCTGCGCGGCCTGCTTCTGCCGCCGGGCCTGGGGGCGTCGCCGCCCTCGGATGCGCTCACCGCCGCCTGCGCGAATCTGCTGATGGAACCCTCCGATACGCGCGACCGCCTGGTGGGCGCCGTTTGGGAAGGGCATGACAGCCCCAGCGTGGAGTTGCTGGAGCGTGCCTACGAACTCGTCATCGAAGCGCAGCCTCTGCTGGACCGCGTCAAGCACGCGGGCCTGAAGGATTGGCGGCTGGCCCATGCCAAAGGGGCGATCACCGACGAGCAGGCCGCTTTGCTCACGGCGGTCGAAAGCGCGGTGGCGCAGGTGATCGAGGTGGACGACTTCGGACCGGGCGAATTCGCCCGGCCCGCGGCCTAGAGTGCCGTCCGGCCAAGGGTCGCCGGGGGGCTTTAGTCCGCCCGGTCCTTGCGCTGGATCAGTTCGATCTTGTAGCCGTCGGGGTCTTCCACGAAGGCGATGACGGTCTGGCCGTGCTTCATGGGACCCGCCTCGCGGGTCACGCGGCCACCCTTTTCCTTGATGCGCGCACAGGCGTCGTAGGCGTTCTCGACCTCGAGCGCAATGTGCCCGTAGCCGTTGCCCAGGTCGTAAGAGGGCGTGTCCCAGTTGTGCGTCAGCTCGATGACGGCGCCCTGGTCCTCGTCCTGATAGCCCACGAAGGCCAGGGTGAACTTGCCGTCGGGATAGTCTTTGCGGCGCAGCAGCCTCATTCCCAATACGTTGGTGTAGAACTGCAGTGAGCGTTCCAGATCGCCTACGCGCAGCATGGTGTGTAGTAAACGCAAGGAAATCTCCTTGAAGGTGATGGGTTGAACGAGCGGGGGCGCTTCAGATCAATGGAAGCGAGCCCGGGTTGTGTTGCCGAAGCGCATCGCGCGAACGCTCGAAGCCCGGAAGTATGCGGCCGACTTCGCGCCAGAAGTCCTTGCTGTGGTTCATTTCGCGCAGATGCGCCAGTTCGTGCGCAATGACGTAATCGATGACGTCATGGTCGAAGTGTATCAGGCGCCAATTGAGCATGATGTTGCCATCGCTGCTGCATGAGCCCCAGCGGGTCGCCGCCGACGATAGCCGCCAGCGCCGGATGGCCAGCCCATTGGCGTCCAGGAAATGCCGCAGGCGTTGCTCGAACCACTCGGCCGCCTGCTGCTGCAGCCAGGCATGGACGCTGTCCCGTATGCGGTGCCGGTCGGCGCCGGGGGGCAGCGCCAGGCTCAGCGTGTCGCCGTCGCGGGGCTTGAATGGGCTGCCGCTGAATGCAGTCGTCTTTCCGGCGCCGTTCAGCTCGAGCACGATGCGCCGGCCCAGATAAGGAATGCTGCCGCCTTGCTGCCATAGCGTGTCCGCCGTGGCCAGATGCCGCTGCCTGGCCCTCAGAGCGCGCAGCTTGGTCAGGATCCAATTGGCTTTTTCCACCACCGCGGCGTCGATCTGTCCCAATGTCACCCAATTTGGAGCCGTCACCTGCAAGCCGTCGTCGTTGACGGTCAGGCCTATGCTTTTGCGGCGCGAGCGCTGCAGCACGAAGCCGATGGTCTGCCCAGGGGTGGCGACCTCGCGCCATCGCGCGTTGCGTGGCAGCGATGGCGGTGGCAGGGTGGCGACAACGGCCGGTTCGATCGC is a genomic window containing:
- the gloA gene encoding lactoylglutathione lyase; the protein is MRLLHTMLRVGDLERSLQFYTNVLGMRLLRRKDYPDGKFTLAFVGYQDEDQGAVIELTHNWDTPSYDLGNGYGHIALEVENAYDACARIKEKGGRVTREAGPMKHGQTVIAFVEDPDGYKIELIQRKDRAD
- a CDS encoding M48 family metallopeptidase yields the protein MDPNRQLELFSDAPAALPPAVPAPAPPPAIEPAVVATLPPPSLPRNARWREVATPGQTIGFVLQRSRRKSIGLTVNDDGLQVTAPNWVTLGQIDAAVVEKANWILTKLRALRARQRHLATADTLWQQGGSIPYLGRRIVLELNGAGKTTAFSGSPFKPRDGDTLSLALPPGADRHRIRDSVHAWLQQQAAEWFEQRLRHFLDANGLAIRRWRLSSAATRWGSCSSDGNIMLNWRLIHFDHDVIDYVIAHELAHLREMNHSKDFWREVGRILPGFERSRDALRQHNPGSLPLI